The following are encoded in a window of Artemia franciscana chromosome 19, ASM3288406v1, whole genome shotgun sequence genomic DNA:
- the LOC136039229 gene encoding uncharacterized protein LOC136039229, whose amino-acid sequence MLCSQSIDSEARLVGAHIQNEHSYDISNTEQGTHNDHQYEEIEMKKEDHIYAATKMQSLRVISPVDETDNSSRVEIDSVDVDFFSFGVVDSVDLPEKEEVNTFVEMGQNYDSFDQSSNDEAVSEFILKSEESDLLTRKRERSAELLVKSVSPSKKVKRRDTCSNYSYKISNHGEDKEFSSIVDAVHYVSEGVNVKQVMISCNSDEDSGQDIQLNPLSPSKIDSEYKVIYHLPVDGKEIYFEDINDILNLLKHKGESFSTKHILCARDIGQCFKIQKNFKGKAHNYAKTEKKQKKIPQYSIHSYAKLPEDNPYVSKVTLSDDQTFGDDYDKNQVKALLKVKNEEIATLKKNLLDREQRIGALSEIVSSLVNKLSSFEKPPSFVHLDGSNHC is encoded by the coding sequence ATGCTCTGCAGCCAGTCCATTGATAGTGAAGCACGTCTAGTTGGTGCCCACATTCAGAATGAGCATAGCTATGATATTTCAAACACTGAGCAAGGGACTCACAATGATCACCAGTATGAagaaatagaaatgaaaaaagaagatcaTATTTATGCAGCAACCAAAATGCAATCCTTGAGAGTGATTTCTCCTGTTGATGAAACAGACAACTCATCAAGAGTTGAAATTGATTCAGTTGATGTggactttttttcatttggagTTGTTGATTCTGTTGATCTCCCAGAGAAAGAGGAGGTGAATACTTTTGTAGAGATGGGCCAGaattatgattcttttgatcaAAGTAGTAATGATGAGGCTGTATCAGAGTTCATTTTAAAATCAGAAGAATCTGACCTATTGaccagaaaaagagaaagatcaGCTGAATTGTTGGTCAAATCAGTATCACCTAGTAAGAAGGTAAAAAGAAGAGACACCTGTAGCAATTATTCATATAAAATTTCTAATCACGGTGAAGATAAAGAATTTAGTAGTATTGTTGATGCAGTTCACTATGTTTCAGAGGGAGTAAATGTTAAACAGGTAATGATTTCTTGTAATAGTGATGAAGATTCAGGCCAAGATATTCAACTAAATCCACTTTCCCCCTCAAAAATTGATTCAGAGTATAAGGTTATATACCATCTACCTGTTGatggtaaagaaatttatttcgaAGATATAAATGATATCTTAAATTTACTAAAGCACAAGGGTGAATCGTTTTCAACAAAACATATTCTATGTGCACGTGATATTGGACAGTGTTTCAAGATACAGAAGAATTTTAAAGGCAAAGCTCATAACTATGCCAAAACTGAgaaaaagcagaagaaaatTCCTCAATACAGCATTCACTCATATGCAAAATTGCCTGAAGATAATCCATATGTTAGTAAAGTGACATTATCAGATGACCAAACTTTTGGTGATGATTATGATAAAAATCAAGTAAAAGCtctactaaaagtaaaaaatgaagaaattgcTACTCTGAAGAAGAATTTGCTTGATCGTGAACAGAGAATTGGAGCATTAAGCGAAATTGTCAGTAGTCTTGTTAACAAGTTATCTTCTTTTGAGAAACCACCATCGTTTGTACATTTAGATGGATCAAATCATTGTTGa